In Camelina sativa cultivar DH55 chromosome 17, Cs, whole genome shotgun sequence, the genomic stretch ATGCTGTCATTTTAATtaaagtaaattattatttttttttctccgaaattaaaaaagaaaaaaaacaaatcccaaAGGTGGGGGGAGGTAAAGGAGGGGGAGAGGGAAGCACGAAGAAAGCCCCaaccaaacaaccaaaaaatttataatctgACAGATAAAAGGAAAACTTTTTCATCGACATTACAACAAATCAAGAATCAGAACACAACGCCTTTCGATTtcacctttctttttttttttttgcttttctggGGATTGAATCTCGTTTTGAAAGCATTATCGCATTCGCATTGTCGGTGTATCTGTCGGTGTATCGGAGAGGGCTTAGTTTTAACAAGAAGAGAAGTTCAATGTTGTTGCTCTGAATCTCAACTTTAGATCCATCCATACAGAAAGCAAAACAGAACATTGAGTTTCTGATAATTCGTTAGACAAATTATGGTAAatgttttatattcttttctgaTTGCATTTTTAAATGCGTTATGGAAGGAGAGgggtttatgttttttgattttgtattgtCTTCGTGTATTTGTCGTTTGATTGAATCTGAGTCATCATTGatggtttttttagtttggcgattgtgattatatttttttttcaatctttacAAAATGCTCCTTTGTGCTGTTTTTGAGTCATGGCAGATATTTTGACTTCAATCCCAGACATGTCTGTTAGTGTTTTGGTGTTTAGTCCCTATCTTTGTCTGACATTTAGCTACCAGTGCTTACAGAAACGTTTAGACGTGTAGGATTCTATAATGCTATTTTGAAGCTAATTGCAAATTTCTTGATTTACTATGCAATCTTGTAAACGTCATGGAAGCTTGAATTTGTTGTTGCAATGTTATTTGAGTGATGTTAAGTTCTTCTTGTTTActaaaaacatgtttaaaaCAAAGTGACATAACTTAACCAGTTCCTGTTTATATATCTGTTAATGGAGAAACTATTCCCTTTTATCTCCCTTTTTTGTGTGCAGGTTGCTGCCTTCAATCCTGCTGTTGGGTCCCATGTGTGGGTGGAGGACCCCGATGAAGCATGGCTAGATGGTGAAGTTGTTGAGATTAATGGTGACCAGATCAAAGTTCTCTGCACTTCAGGGAAACAAGTATGTGCTTTATTATTATCCTGCCCTTTTGACTCTGATGGCCTTTTTCAGATGttctttttattaatcataCAAGATATTCCTCTGCTTTGTGTGTTTGGCTCTGGAAGCAAGAGAACCTTTTAcgaaaaacttttttcttttttgaaaacaCAGGTCGTTGTTAACGCTTCCAATATATATCCAAAAGATGTCGAAGCGCCAGCATCTGGGGTGGAAGATATGACAAGACTGGCTTATTTACATGAACCTGGAGTTCTTCAGAATTTACAATCCAGATATGATATTAACGAAATTTATGTGAGTAACTTCACTGAGATTGATCTTCTTGTGTGGTTAAAAGCACATGTACTCTACATATGTTTATAATGCACAATTGATAAGCTACTGAATCCCGTTTTGCTTTCAGACATATACGGGAAGCATACTGATTGCTGTTAACCCGTTTAGAAGACTTCCGCATCTGTATAGTAGCCATATGATGGCTGAATATAAAGGCGCTTCCCTCGGTGAGCTGAGTCCACATCCTTTTGCCGTTGCAGATGCTGCATATAGGTAATTTAGCACATACTTATTGAaaaatgttttgcttttttttttttttttctttttttcttaatgttaTCATTGATGTAATTGGTCTGTTTGCTTGGTTTATTCTATCGCAGACAGATGGTTAATGAAGGAGTTAGTCAATCTATCCTGGTTAGCGGAGAAAGTGGTGCTGGTAAAACTGAAAGCACAAAGTTGCTTATGAGATATCTTGCCTACATGGGTGGGAGAGCTGCTGCTGAGGGAAGAAGTGTTGAGCAGAAAGTGTTGGAGGTGAaaagatgcttttttttttcttttcttattctttcttttgatatttatagAACAGTCAGATCTTCACCTTATCAGTTATTACAAATTCAGAGTTTATTTTGCATTAGAAACTTTAGTAAGTAATTAAAAAAGTGATTCTAGTGTCCTAGATTGGCTTATTGCGTTGATCTGTTTCTTATTGCTTATATTTACTTTTCATACAGTCGAATCCTGTTTTAGAAGCCTTTGGAAATGCAAAGACTGTTAGGAACAATAATTCCAGGTAAGGAGGTTTCCTTGTACTTTGCTTTGCATTCtttcagttattattattattattattttttgttgtatgtGAAAGGTTTGAAATTTCTTGTTTGTGTATTTAATAGTCGATTTGGTAAGTTCGTGGAGATTCAATTTGACGAATCGGGGAGGATATCTGGAGCTGCTATAAGAACTTATTTGTTGGAAAGATCGCGTGTTTGTCAGGTGTCTGATCCCGAAAGAAACTATCATTGTTTCTACATGATTTGTGCTGCACCAGAAGAAGTAAGTTTCCAGATCAatattaactttataaataaCCAATGAAGTAGCTGCTGAATCACGGCATACTAAAGTACATCTTATTTCTACTGTCAGGATGTTAAGAAGTTTAAGCTTGGTGATCCCAAGACATACCACTATCTCAATCAGTCTAAGTGTATAGCATTGGATGGTATGAATGATGCGGAGGAATATCATGCAACAAGAAAGGCTATGGATGTCGTTGGAATCAGTACTGAGGAGCAGGTAACTCCATCTGTTGAATTTAGTGAAACCTGAAATCTTGATAACCAACTTCTTAACATTTCCGGTATGTCTGTAGGATGCAATTTTCCGCGTTGTGGCTTCCATTCTGCATCTGGGGAATATTGAATTTGCTAAAGGAACAGAGATTGATTCATCAATTCCCAGAGATGAAAAGTCTTGGTTTCATTTAAGAACCGCCGCCGAGCTTCTCATGTAAATGGCTTGACTTATAGACTGAAGTGGGTTGCTTCTGTATGTGACTGGAGTCGGCATCCTTACTCACACGATCTTTGTTGCAGGTGTGATGAAAAATCACTTGAGGATTCTCTATGCAAGCGTATCATGGTAACTCGTGATGAAACAATCACAAAAACTCTTGATCCAGAAGCTGCTCTTCTTAGCAGAGATGCTTTGGCTAAAATCATGTACTCAAGGTTGTTTGACTGGTGAGTTTCTCTGTTCTCAACTGACGAAGACATTCTTAGTAGCTAATTCTCTTCACTGGGAAAATAAGTGTGATTTGTATTTTCAACAGAGCTGTTTTATACTAAATATGTTTCTGTCTATGTAGGCTCGTTGAGAAGATTAATACTCAAATTGGTCAAGATCCTGATTCAAAGTACTTGATTGGTGTTCTGGATATTTATGGATTCGAGAGTTTCAAGACAAACAGGTGCTTAACCGGTATGCCTATTGTTTTCAGATTGCATAGATGGGTTTCTTATCAAGAAAAGGTctacaaaaattagaaattctGGTTGTTTGACTTAACATATGGAGTTTTCAATTTGTCATGTCTTGCTCTTACTTAGCGTTCTATATTTGTCTGATCTGTTTCATCGTCAAGGGCGGCAGTGCTGTTTTTAACGTGGACAGTTGAGATTTTTCTATTTCCTATTGTTATTTGAGCTTGTGAGTTTACCCTTCTAAAATGTTATTCGAAACGGGCTATCGttagataattatattatacaactGATGAAACTTATCTGGAGGGAAAAAAGTATTCACTATGTTACCGTCAAAATTTATGACCATGTTGTTCTTTGCCCCACTGCTTACTGTTGTCTTTTTGCAGTTTTGAGCAATTTTGCATCAATTTGACTAATGAGAAACTTCAGCAGCACTTTAATCAGGTTCTGATCAAATAAGCTCTTTCATTTTCAGCCTTCTGCATTTCTGGAGTTCTGTAGTTTTCTAACTTATTTAACATCATACTATGCAGCACGTCTTTAAAATGGAGCAAGAGGAGTATAAAAAGGAGGAGATCAACTGGAGCTATATTGAGTTTGTTGACAATCAAGATATTTTAGACCTAATAGAAAAGGTATCCTGTgataatctctatttttttcattcatgaACAGTGATCCTTGAAATGTCTAACATGTTTTAGGATGCTCTTAAAGCCTCTAAGACACCCAAAATTGTTCTCTTAGTTTTTTCTTAGTGATGCTTTTCTCAACCATAGTAACCATAGTTGTGATCGCTATCTGTCTTGTTATGTCattgataattttatgttatggATCTCGTTTTATTAGTTTCTCATTCTTggtgtttgtttaatttttaccTTCAGAAACCCGGAGGGATTATCGCTCTTCTAGATGAAGCTTGGTGAGTTTGAAACCCAATCTAATTTGTTCTgctttcaaattaatttttcaacctttttttctttctaaagaaATGTATCTGAAGTGATGCTTTCGTTTTGCAGTATGTTTCCTAGATCAACACACGAGACATTTGCTCAGAAGCTATATCAGACATACAAAAACCACAAGCGCTTTACCAAGCCGAAATTGGCTCGCAGTGACTTCACAATTTGTCATTATGCTGGTGATGTGAGCATCTTTTGCTTCTCCGCTGAATTCATTGGCTCAAATGATACGTGAAAAGTTATACAATATAGTCAGTAATTGGTTTGTAAATATCTCGTTTAACAACCAATGAGGGTTCTTGTTCCAGGTCACGTATCAGACAGAATTTTTTCTAGACAAGAACAAGGATTATGTTATTGCAGAGCATCAAGCGTTATTAAATGCTTCTACATGTTCGTTTGTTGCAAACTTGTTCCCACCATTATCTGACGAttccaaacaatcaaaattttccTCTATCGGTACCCGTTTCAAGGTGAGTCTGATTTTTATCTCCACTTTCACATTAGCATgttttaatctgttttttttttaaggttacAGATTCcatgtttgtgtttatttgcAGCAACAATTGGTATCTCTGCTTGAGATTCTCAATACAACGGAGCCACATTATATCAGATGTATAAAGCCTAATAACCTTTTGAAGCCTGGAATCTTTGAGAACCAAAATGTTCTACAGCAATTGCGTTGCGGGGTGAGAATGACATCTCTTTTCAGTTAAATAATCAAGCTTCTCGTCAAAATTATTAAGTCCAGAaggatgatgtttttttttgggtgttgtTCTGACCTCAGGGAGTGATGGAGGCAATCCGGATTAGTTGTGCTGGCTATCCTACTAGGAAGCACTTTGACGAGTTCTTGAACAGATTTGGTATCATTGCTCCACAAGTGTTGGACAAGAAGTAAGATATTTCTTCCTCCTCGGATATCCTTTGAATGCGAGGTCATTTTCAATGACTTGTCTTGTTGAATCCTCTGTTTATCTTCTTCTAGTTCCGATGAACCAGCTGCTTGCAAGAAGCTTCTTGATAAGGCCGGACTTGAAGGATATCAGGTAATTTCTTTAATCCGCAGAATATTATTTGTCAGTTTCTTCAGTCTGCTTCTATAATGAGTTACCTGAAATTGGAAAGGTTTATTTTTTGTAGATTGGTAAATCAAAGGTTTTTCTTAGGGCCGGACAAATGGCAGACTTGGATACTCGGCGAACTGAAATCTTGGGAAGATCGGCGAGCATTATCCAAAGAAAAGTGCGATCTTATCTTGCGCAGAAAGCTTTTATCCAGCTGCGTATCTCTGCTACACAGATCCAGGCAGTTTGCAGAGGTAATTACTACTCTCTTAAGACTGTAgactgtcatcttcttcttatttgtctttgtttttcagTTTACTTCTAAAACTAACTTTTGGGTCACAATCTTTTCAGGTTATCTTGCTAGAAGTATATACGAAGGCATGCGTAGGGAATCTGCTGCTTTAAAAATCCAGAGAGACTTGCGTAAGTTTCTGGCTAGGAAAGCTTACACTGAGCTATTTTCTGCTACTATTTCAATTCAAGCGGGTATGCGTGGTATGGTTTCCCGAAAGGAACTAAGTTTCAGAAGGCAGACTAAAGCTGCAACATTAATCCAGGTATGATGTTATAAAATTACTGAAGTATGGTGCTATGAAATTTGACTGCTCATGTAACACTACTACACATCACTAGACTGAATACTAGCAAGAAAACCGTCGAATAACAACGGGACTAATGGTTTTTCTCTGTGTGGCGTTCTAATCGTGACAACACCTATTTTACAATACAGAGCCGGTGTCGTGTATACTTGGCTCGGCTGCATTACAGAAAACTAAAGAAAGCAGCCATCA encodes the following:
- the LOC104754542 gene encoding myosin-8 yields the protein MVAAFNPAVGSHVWVEDPDEAWLDGEVVEINGDQIKVLCTSGKQVVVNASNIYPKDVEAPASGVEDMTRLAYLHEPGVLQNLQSRYDINEIYTYTGSILIAVNPFRRLPHLYSSHMMAEYKGASLGELSPHPFAVADAAYRQMVNEGVSQSILVSGESGAGKTESTKLLMRYLAYMGGRAAAEGRSVEQKVLESNPVLEAFGNAKTVRNNNSSRFGKFVEIQFDESGRISGAAIRTYLLERSRVCQVSDPERNYHCFYMICAAPEEDVKKFKLGDPKTYHYLNQSKCIALDGMNDAEEYHATRKAMDVVGISTEEQDAIFRVVASILHLGNIEFAKGTEIDSSIPRDEKSWFHLRTAAELLMCDEKSLEDSLCKRIMVTRDETITKTLDPEAALLSRDALAKIMYSRLFDWLVEKINTQIGQDPDSKYLIGVLDIYGFESFKTNSFEQFCINLTNEKLQQHFNQHVFKMEQEEYKKEEINWSYIEFVDNQDILDLIEKKPGGIIALLDEACMFPRSTHETFAQKLYQTYKNHKRFTKPKLARSDFTICHYAGDVTYQTEFFLDKNKDYVIAEHQALLNASTCSFVANLFPPLSDDSKQSKFSSIGTRFKQQLVSLLEILNTTEPHYIRCIKPNNLLKPGIFENQNVLQQLRCGGVMEAIRISCAGYPTRKHFDEFLNRFGIIAPQVLDKNSDEPAACKKLLDKAGLEGYQIGKSKVFLRAGQMADLDTRRTEILGRSASIIQRKVRSYLAQKAFIQLRISATQIQAVCRGYLARSIYEGMRRESAALKIQRDLRKFLARKAYTELFSATISIQAGMRGMVSRKELSFRRQTKAATLIQSRCRVYLARLHYRKLKKAAITTQCAWRGKVARKELKNLKMAARETGALQEAKNKLEKQVEELTWRLQLEKRMRTDLEEAKKQENAKYESSLEEIQNKFKETEALLVKEREAAKKVSEVLPIIKEVPVVDQELMEKLTNENEKLKGMVSSLEVKIDETAKELQETSRISQDRLKQALAAESKVAKLKTAMQRLEEKISDMEAEKQIMLQQTILNTPAKTVTGHPPTATIKNLENGHRTNLENQSNEAEFDGNAARSAAERQLENVDTLIKCVKENIGFSNGKPIAAFTIYKCLLHWKCFESEKTSAFDRLIEMIGSAIENEDDNAHLAYWLTNISALLFLLQKSLKTGGTGTTASKKPPITTSLFGRMALSFRSSPNLAAAAEAAALAVIRPVEAKYPALLFKQQLAAYVEKIFGMIRDNLKKELSALISLCIQAPRISKGGMQRSGRSVGKDSPAIHWQSIIDGLNSLLAIMKENYVPLVLIQKLHTQTFSFINVQLFNSLLLRKECCTFSNGEFVKSGLAELELWCGQVNEYAGPSWEELKHIRQAVGFLVIHQKYRVSYDDIVHDLCPILSVQQLYRICTLYWDDCYNTRSVSQEVISSMRALMTEESNDADSNSFLLDDNSSIPFSIDEISNSMHEKDFASVKPAKELLENPDFVFLH